A single Suricata suricatta isolate VVHF042 chromosome 2, meerkat_22Aug2017_6uvM2_HiC, whole genome shotgun sequence DNA region contains:
- the YKT6 gene encoding synaptobrevin homolog YKT6 codes for MKLYSLSVLYKGEPKAVLLKAAYDVSSFSFFQRSSVQEFMTFTSQLIVERSAKGSRASVKEQEYLCHVYVRNDSLAGVVIADSEYPSRVAFTLLEKVLDEFSKQVDRIEWPVGSPATIHYTALDGHLSRYQNPREADPMTKVQAELDETKIILHNTMESLLERGEKLDDLVSKSEVLGTQSKAFYKTARKQNSCCAVM; via the exons ATGAAGCTGTACAGCCTCAGCGTCCTGTACAAAGGCGAGCCCAAGGCGGTGCTGCTCAAAGCCGCGTACGACGTGTCCTCCTTCAGCTTCTTCCAGAGGTCCAG TGTTCAGGAGTTCATGACCTTCACGAGTCAGCTGATCGTGGAGCGCTCGGCCAAGGGCAGCAGAGCTTCCGTCAAAGAACAAG AATATCTGTGCCACGTCTATGTGCGAAATGACAGCCTTGCAGGAGTGGTCATTGCTGACAGTGAATATCCGTCCCGGGTGGCCTTTACCTTGCTGGAGAAG GTACTAGATGAGTTCTCCAAGCAGGTGGACAGGATAGAGTGGCCGGTCGGATCCCCTGCCACGATTCACTACACGGCCCTAGATGGCCACCTCAGTCGATACCAG AACCCCCGAGAAGCTGATCCTATGACTAAGGTGCAGGCTGAGCTGGATGAAACCAAAATCATTCTg CACAACACCATGGAGTCTCTGCTGGAGCGAGGGGAGAAGCTAGATGACCTGGTGTCCAAATCTGAAGTGCTAGGGACACAGTCTAAAGCCTTCTATAAAACG gcCCGGAAGCAGAACTCGTGCTGTGCGGTCATGTGA